The nucleotide window GCTGAGCTAGACCTCCGTAAAAAGCTGCAAGACCTAGAACCGCGTTCTCTCCACTTGATAGGAGGCCTGCGTTATACGTGCTTAAAACAAGGGTGGTTAGGGCGAAGCCCGATAAACCTAGGGGGGCTGGATTTGCCCTTTTTTGTTCTGTCATGATATTTCCACTATATCTAGAATTTCAAATATATAAAAGCTTGTTCTTATGGTGTCTTATGGTTAAAGATTTATAATTATTTTTCTTGTATGTATAGTCATGAGTAAGTCTACAGATGAGATAAGCTTACCCTTTCAGGAGAAGGTACTCCCTGAAGTGCTGAGGCATAGGGTCGTCTCCGTGGGAGAGTACATGGAACTTCACAAGAAAACTACAGAAAATTACCGAGAGTTCTGGGAGTCCGTAGCTAAAGATCTGGAGTGGTATAGGCCTTGGGATAAGACGTTAGATGACAGCAACCCACCTTTCTACAAATGGTTTGTTGGAGGGCAGCTTAACGCCTCCCATCTAGCTGTGGACAGACACGCAAACTCTTGGAGAAGGAACAAGGTAGCGATTATATGGGAAGGTGAGCCTTGGGAAAACGGACCCAAGGAGGTTAGGAAACTCACCTATCTCGACCTTTTCAGAGAGGTCAACAGGGTTGCGTACGTTTTAAAGGAAGTTTACGGGCTAAAAAAAGGGGATGCCATAGGGATATACCTCCCTATGATCCCAGAACTGCCCATCTTTATGTTGGCAGCAGCTAGACTCGGGGTGACTTTTACAGTAGTTTTCTCAGGTTTCAGCTCCCAAGCCATTACGGACAGGATGAACGACGCTGAGGCAAAGCTAGTGGTCACCGCTGATGGGGGTTGGAGGAGAGGAAAGATTGTACCCCTAAAGGAGGTGGTGGACAAGGCCCTGGAGAACTCACCAACAGTTAAGCACGTTTTGGTTGTTAGGAGGGCAGGTATCAAGGTCAATATGGTGGAAGGTAGGGACAAGTACCTCGATGAAGTGCTCTCAAGTGTACCCCTGAACGTTTACGTCGAGCCTGAAAGAGTGAAAAGTGAAGACCCATTATACATTCTTTACACCTCAGGAACAACGGGGAAACCAAAGGGAATAGTCCACGATACCGGAGGGTATCTTACCTTACTGCATTACACCATGAACCAAGTTTTCGACATAAGGGACACTGACGTGTACTGGTGCGCTGCGGACATAGGTTGGGTCACCGGTCACTCCTACATCGTCTTCGGTCCCCTAATGGAAGGGGCTACCGAGGTCATGTACGAGGGGGCCTTGGACTACCCGGAACCGGATAGGTGGACCTCAATAATTGAGAGGTATCAGGTCTCAGTCCTTTACATTTCTCCCACAGCTATAAGGTCCTTTATGAAACAAGGAGAGAAATGGATTACAAAGCATGACGTGGGCAGCGTGAGACTTATGCATTCTGTGGGCGAACCTATAAACCCCGAGGCGTGGAGGTGGTTCCATAAACATGTTGGTAGGAGCAAAATTCCCTTTGGGAGCACTTGGTGGATGACCGAGACAGGTGGAATATTGATATCCATAACTCCTGGAGGGCTACTGGTACCCATGAAACCAGGGACTAACGGTCCGCCCATCCCTGGAGTATCGGCCGAGGTAGTAGGAGAGGACGGAAAGCCTCTCCCGGAGGAACAGAAAGGATACCTGGTTATAACCAAACCCTGGCCTGGAATGCCACTCACCATCCATAAGGACCCGGAAAGGTACGTCAAGGTCTACTGGAGTAAGTTTCCTGGAATGTTCCTAGCTGGCGATTACGCCATAAAGGACAGGGATGACTACTTCTGGATATTGGGGAGAGCCGATGAGGTCCTTAAGATAGCTGGGCACAGGATAGGGACTTACGAGCTTGAGTCCGCCCTCATCCAACACCCTGCAGTTGCTGAGGCTGCTGTAGTTGGAGTCCCAGACCAACTGAGGGGAGAGCTAGCTGAAGCCTTCGTCATACTTAAGGTAGGGTACAACCCAGATCAAAAACTAAAGGAAGAGCTGATGAAGACTGTAAGGGAGAACTACGGGCCCATCGCAGTTTTCAAGGACATACATTTCGTGAGTAAACTTCCCAAGACCAGGAGCGGTAAGATAATGAGGAGGGTCGTAAAGGCAGTTGCAACTGGCTCACCCATCGGGGACGTGACCACGTTAGAGGACGAGGCCGCCGTCGAGGAGGTAAAGAAGGCTTACCACGAACTGAGCGAAGAGGTCAATAGGGGGAAAGGTTAGACGCGAACTTTTTCTTAGCCTGATTCAAAATTGCT belongs to Metallosphaera tengchongensis and includes:
- the acs gene encoding acetate--CoA ligase, with translation MSKSTDEISLPFQEKVLPEVLRHRVVSVGEYMELHKKTTENYREFWESVAKDLEWYRPWDKTLDDSNPPFYKWFVGGQLNASHLAVDRHANSWRRNKVAIIWEGEPWENGPKEVRKLTYLDLFREVNRVAYVLKEVYGLKKGDAIGIYLPMIPELPIFMLAAARLGVTFTVVFSGFSSQAITDRMNDAEAKLVVTADGGWRRGKIVPLKEVVDKALENSPTVKHVLVVRRAGIKVNMVEGRDKYLDEVLSSVPLNVYVEPERVKSEDPLYILYTSGTTGKPKGIVHDTGGYLTLLHYTMNQVFDIRDTDVYWCAADIGWVTGHSYIVFGPLMEGATEVMYEGALDYPEPDRWTSIIERYQVSVLYISPTAIRSFMKQGEKWITKHDVGSVRLMHSVGEPINPEAWRWFHKHVGRSKIPFGSTWWMTETGGILISITPGGLLVPMKPGTNGPPIPGVSAEVVGEDGKPLPEEQKGYLVITKPWPGMPLTIHKDPERYVKVYWSKFPGMFLAGDYAIKDRDDYFWILGRADEVLKIAGHRIGTYELESALIQHPAVAEAAVVGVPDQLRGELAEAFVILKVGYNPDQKLKEELMKTVRENYGPIAVFKDIHFVSKLPKTRSGKIMRRVVKAVATGSPIGDVTTLEDEAAVEEVKKAYHELSEEVNRGKG